In Oxalobacteraceae bacterium OTU3CINTB1, the sequence TGGTGCATCAAATGCAAACTGGTGTACATCAAGCGTGCCACAAAGCCGTCGACAAACCAGCTCAAGCCCTTCAGCGATCCCATCAAGCTCCCCACCGAATTGGTCTGCCCGAACGACACCAGCGAGCCATAATCGCGGTAAACATACGGCGTCGAGCGCGGCGGCTTGCCCTTCTGCTGACGCACGAAAGTGGTCAGCAGATAATCCGCCTGCTGGTGCGCGGCCTGCGCGCGCGGCGGCACCAGCTTGCCGTCCGGACCGGCGCACGCGGCGCAATCGCCCAGCGCATAAATATAGTCGAAACCCTTCACGGCCAGATCCGGACCGACATCGATCTGTCCCGATTTCACCGTCGGCAACCCCAGCTCCTTGAGGAAATCCGGCGCCTTGATGCCGGCCGCCCACACCACGATCTGCGCCGGATAGGAAACTTCCCCGGCGCTGACCTGCGTGGCCGAAATCGCCGTCACCCGCGTATTGGTGACCACGGTGACCGCGCGCTGATGCAGCAGTTCCAGCGCGGCCGTCGACACCTTCTCCGGCAGCGGCGCCAGAATGCGCGGCGCCCCCTCGATCAGGGTGATGCGCACGTCGCGCTCGGCCTGCAACTGGCGGAAACCGTAGGCCGCGTAGACGCCGCTGGCCTCGCGCAATTCCGCCGCCAGTTCGACGCCGGTGGCGCCGCCGCCGATGATGACGACATCGACGCCGGAATCCGGCTGCGCGCTCTTTTTCAGCGACGCAAGGGTCAACAGCTTGAGCAGGGTGAGGCGGAAGCGCTCGGCGTCTTCCGTCGCATTCAGGGAGATGGTATGTTCGGCCGCACCGGGCACGCCGAAATAATTGGAGGTGCTGCCAACCGCCAGCACCAGCGAGTCGAAGCGGATCTGCCGCGCGGGCAGGATCAGCTCGTTCGTCGGCTCGAGGCCGCGGATGGCGCCGACCGTCAGCAGCCGCTGCGCGGCGTCGAGCGCCACCATCGGACCATAGGCAAATGTAAAGCCATTGTCGTGCGCCAGCATCTGGTACGACAAGCCTTCCTGATGCACATCGAGCGTTCCGGCCGCCACCTCGTGCAGCGACGGCTTCCAGATATGGTAGAGCCGGCTATCGACCAGCATCACCGCTTCCGGGCCCAGTTTGCGGCCCAGTTTGCAGGCGAGCTCAAGCCCGCCCGCGCCGCCGCCTACAATGACTATTTTGCTATGCAAATGTTTCTCCCGTGGCGGCGGCCTGCACCGCATTGTCCTGTGAGCCGTCGCGATTAACGGTCGCGACCGTTGCCGTTGCCGTGACCATTGCCGTGGCCCTTGCCATGGCCCTTGCCGCGGTCGTCGTCTCGGTGATCGTCACGACGGTCGTCGCGCCGGTCGTCCCGGCGGTCGTCATGGCGGCTGCGATACGCCGGCGCATATTGGTTGTTATACCAGCTATCTTGAACAAAATACACTGGTTGGCCGCAGGCATTGTACGCGCCGCAGTGCTTGGACCACTTCTTGGCGTGTCCAGGCGGCACGCGCAGATAGATCGGCGCGCGCTCTACGTAATGGGTCGGACGCTGGATAATCAGCGGCTCCCGATAAATCACTTGCGGCTGCGGATAATCACCGATGTCGATGCGGCCGTAAAAGCCAGGCTGGCCGATGTTGACCGAGACGTTGGTGGTGCCGGCGAAGGCGCTCGCGGACAAAGCCAGCAAGCTGGCCGCAATGAGTTTGGCGTTCATGATGTGCCCCATATTGTTATTTATTGCCGAGCGAAGTTGCTCAGGGAACATAATAACAAGCGTGGAGCATTACTTCCGTTCGCCAACGTACATACGTTTTTGCAAGTTTGGCTTCGAAGCAAGCCGGCTCGGCGGCCGCTCAGCGCAACTCGGCGTCGAGTTGGCGGATCGCCGTCTGCGCCTGCGTGATTACGCGGTCGGCGATGCGCTGGCGCATGCCGGGCACGCGCGCGGCGGCCTCCGCCTCCAGCAACAGCGGCGTGAGCAATTGCAGCGCGGAGTCGTGGAAGCCCTGCGCGACCAGGGTCAGCTGGTCGTTGAACGATTGCTCGGCCGCCTGCAACTGCTTGCGCAATTCCTGCTCGAACGCGGCGCGCTTGTCG encodes:
- a CDS encoding FAD-dependent oxidoreductase; its protein translation is MHSKIVIVGGGAGGLELACKLGRKLGPEAVMLVDSRLYHIWKPSLHEVAAGTLDVHQEGLSYQMLAHDNGFTFAYGPMVALDAAQRLLTVGAIRGLEPTNELILPARQIRFDSLVLAVGSTSNYFGVPGAAEHTISLNATEDAERFRLTLLKLLTLASLKKSAQPDSGVDVVIIGGGATGVELAAELREASGVYAAYGFRQLQAERDVRITLIEGAPRILAPLPEKVSTAALELLHQRAVTVVTNTRVTAISATQVSAGEVSYPAQIVVWAAGIKAPDFLKELGLPTVKSGQIDVGPDLAVKGFDYIYALGDCAACAGPDGKLVPPRAQAAHQQADYLLTTFVRQQKGKPPRSTPYVYRDYGSLVSFGQTNSVGSLMGSLKGLSWFVDGFVARLMYTSLHLMHHQAVLGTIRTGVLALARFLIKRSTPLVKLH